From Triticum aestivum cultivar Chinese Spring chromosome 4A, IWGSC CS RefSeq v2.1, whole genome shotgun sequence, a single genomic window includes:
- the LOC123082467 gene encoding probable WRKY transcription factor 2 isoform X1, whose translation MASTSQPPTTYEGSGEGERGHHGDEEEQQQAAWAEEAAGVQPLVMPEDGYQWKKYGQKFIKNIQKIRSYFRCRDKRCGAKKKVEWQPGDPSLRIVYDGAHQHGSPASNGGGQDGDGAANRYDLSTQYFGGAGAPTPQTR comes from the exons ATGGCCTCAACCTCACAACCCCCCACAACGTATGA AGGGAGCGGAGAAGGTGAGCGCGGTCATcatggcgacgaggaggagcagcagcaggcaGCTTGGGCGGAGGAGGCAGCCGGCGTTCAACCGCTGGTGATGCCGGAGGACGGGTACCAGTGGAAGAAGTACGGCCAGAAGTTCATCAAGAACATCCAGAAAATCAG GAGCTACTTCCGGTGCCGCGACAAGCGGTGCGGCGCCAAGAAGAAGGTGGAGTGGCAGCCGGGCGACCCCAGCCTTCGCATCGTCTACGACGGCGCGCACCAGCACGGCTCCCCAGCCTCAAACGGCGGTGGTCAGGACGGCGACGGCGCCGCCAACCGGTACGATCTCAGCACCCAGTACTTCGGCGGGGCCGGCGCCCCCACGCCGCAGACGCGGTGA
- the LOC123087351 gene encoding TATA-binding protein 2 isoform X2 codes for MRIREPKTTALIFASGKMVCTGAKSEQQSKLAARKYARIIQKLGFPAKFKDFKIQNIVGSCDVKFPIRLEGLAYSHGAFSSYEPELFPGLIYRMKQPKIVLLIFVSGKIVLTGAKVREETYTAFENIYPVLTEFRKVQQ; via the exons ATGAGAATAAGAGAACCAAAAACTACAGCACTGATATTTGCGTCGGGTAAAATG GTATGTACTGGAGCAAAGAGCGAACAGCAGTCCAAGCTTGCAGCAAGAAAG TATGCTCGTATTATTCAGAAACTTGGCTTTCCAGCTAAATTCAAG GATTTTAAGATTCAGAATATTGTTGGCTCTTGTGATGTTAAATTTCCAATTAGACTGGAGGGCCTCGCATATTCTCATGGTGCTTTCTCAAGT TATGAGCCAGAACTTTTTCCTGGCCTGATATATCGAATGAAGCAACCGAAGATTGTTCTTCTGATTTTTGTTTCAGGCAAGATTGTCTTGACCGGAGCAAAG GTGAGAGAAGAGACATACACCGCCTTTGAAAACATATATCCTGTACTCACAGAGTTCAGAAAAGTCCAGCAATG A
- the LOC123087349 gene encoding glutathione transferase FosA — MATLQLNHIARETGDVRGLAAFYEEVLGFERVPSPAYSGFQVAWLRLPGSPDVALHIIERDPAVAAAAPGAAQGGATPAQLPRRHHLAFSVADFDGFLTVLRTRGTELFEKSQPDGRTRQVFFLDPDGNGLEVTSSSPGDK, encoded by the exons ATGGCGACGCTGCAGCTGAACCACATCGCGCGGGAGACCGGCGACGTGCGCGGCCTCGCCGCCTTCTACGAGGAGGTGCTGGGCTTCGAGCGCGTCCCGTCCCCGGCCTACTCCGGCTTCCAGGTCGCCTGGCTCCGCCTCCCGGGCTCCCCCGACGTCGCGCTCCACATCATCGAGCGGgacccggccgtcgccgccgccgccccgggggcCGCGCAGGGGGGCGCCACGCCCGCGCAGCTGCCCAGGCGGCACCACCTGGCCTTCTCCGTGGCCGACTTCGACGGGTTCCTCACCGTGCTCAGGACCCGCGGCACCGAGCTGTTCGAGAAGTCCCAGCCCGACGGCCGCACGCGCCAGGTCTTCTTCTTGGACCCCGACG GCAATGGTCTAGAAGTCACAAGCTCGAGCCCAGGCGATAAGTAA
- the LOC123082467 gene encoding WRKY transcription factor WRKY24 isoform X2: protein MASTSQPPTTGSGEGERGHHGDEEEQQQAAWAEEAAGVQPLVMPEDGYQWKKYGQKFIKNIQKIRSYFRCRDKRCGAKKKVEWQPGDPSLRIVYDGAHQHGSPASNGGGQDGDGAANRYDLSTQYFGGAGAPTPQTR, encoded by the exons ATGGCCTCAACCTCACAACCCCCCACAAC AGGGAGCGGAGAAGGTGAGCGCGGTCATcatggcgacgaggaggagcagcagcaggcaGCTTGGGCGGAGGAGGCAGCCGGCGTTCAACCGCTGGTGATGCCGGAGGACGGGTACCAGTGGAAGAAGTACGGCCAGAAGTTCATCAAGAACATCCAGAAAATCAG GAGCTACTTCCGGTGCCGCGACAAGCGGTGCGGCGCCAAGAAGAAGGTGGAGTGGCAGCCGGGCGACCCCAGCCTTCGCATCGTCTACGACGGCGCGCACCAGCACGGCTCCCCAGCCTCAAACGGCGGTGGTCAGGACGGCGACGGCGCCGCCAACCGGTACGATCTCAGCACCCAGTACTTCGGCGGGGCCGGCGCCCCCACGCCGCAGACGCGGTGA
- the LOC123087347 gene encoding E3 ubiquitin ligase PQT3-like isoform X1 — MGVLYYKYKSAKETYPVTLPYSFISVPDLKQLILSSNRHGTGRSRGRGPREDIALSNAQTGEEYAEDAMIPQNVTVLVRRTAGQESENIVVVSSRKVIEDGSIASNRSVVTESVSKSCSSAEVKDEDAAIAAVIDAAELKWEEQSFKRGQAPGRFTSGRHNGHGSSEREAPPPGYVCRSCGVAGHFIQHCPQENQTPPPGYTCYRCRIPGHFIQHCPTIGDSKFDNYKMSRPVAPVVSPNPADDILSALAPAASASVVDDLPAELHCQLCNKVMADAVLTSKCCFVSFCDKCIRDYIITQSKCICGVKVLADSLIPNPTVRSTISNLLGTRTCSTASGTGKHRSSSGSNPDPKSQSHTTSAALERDTKQCMDNQLSAASPDARLQVATEGDQVDRPQKNSDLKSNTEGSAGRSVEKAVPGADLPKLKDVSESTLKNGTISGSLEPKVARPDQLKKKRKKADSSKAVHPNNADYGYNVPFDPAYCNPFNGAYPMGPFGVPDPYMYGSMGMPYGGFPMGPFGMNPYGNIPPQALAMQGYPPNYQSWENQAALHRDAEAAARSRQVSQGNAEAAARSRQTERPNDSGAWPRPSDRNQRMGSPQGRELRDRPQSRPEPSERNQRLGSPRGRESRDRSRSRSKPSERSQRSVSPRRRESRDRSRSRPARSSRDHGRSDRGSSDYHEDHHDRKRMRVSSTVDGDTESSQRSRHSSRSSLRRDDASDDEQNFKRKWGR, encoded by the exons ATGGGTGTCTTGTATTACAAATATAAGAGTGCAAAGGAAACTTACCCTGTGACGTTGCCCTACTCGTTTATATCCGTGCCTGATCTCAAGCAGCTCATCTTGTCGAGTAACCGGCACGGCACTGGCCGTAGCCGCGGCCGCGGCCCCCGCGAGGATATCGCCCTCTCCAACGCCCAGACCGGCGAAG AATACGCAGAGGATGCAATGATACCACAGAACGTAACTGTGCTTGTCCGCCGAACTGCCGGGCAAGAGTCGGAGAATATCGTCGTGGTCTCCTC GCGGAAAGTAATAGAAGATGGTTCTATAGCTTCAAACAGATCAGTGGTTACTGAATCAGTCTCAAAATCTTGTTCCTCCGCAGAAGTGAAAGATGAAGATGCTGCAATCGCAGCTGTGATTGATGCGGCTGAGCTTAAATG GGAAGAGCAGTCATTTAAGAGAGGACAAGCTCCTGGAAGGTTTACATCAGGACGCCATAATG GCCATGGATCATCAGAGAGGGAGGCACCTCCACCCGGCTATGTGTGCCGCAGCTGCGGGGTTGCAGGCCATTTCATTCAACATTGCCCACAGGAAAACCAGACGCCTCCACCTGGCTATACCTGCTACAGATGCCGGATTCCAGGGCATTTTATTCAGCATTGCCCAACCATTGGCGATTCCAAATTTGACAACTACAAAATGTCTCGTCCAGTTGCCCCGGTCGTATCTCCAAATCCGGCTGATGACATTCTATCTGCACTTGCCCCAGCTGCATCTGCGAGTGTAGTTGATGACTTGCCAGCAGAACTCCACTGCCAACTATGTAATAAGGTGATGGCAGATGCGGTGTTAACAAGCAAGTGCTGCTTTGTCAGTTTCTGTGATAAAT GTATTCGAGATTACATTATTACACAATCGAAGTGCATTTGTGGAGTCAAGGTCCTTGCAGATTCCCTCATCCCCAACCCCACAGTTAGGAGCACAATCAGCAATTTGTTAGGTACAAGGACTTGCAGCACTGCCAGCGGTACAGGGAAGCACAGAAGTTCTTCAGGAAGCAACCCTGATCCCAAATCACAGAGCCACACCACCTCGGCTGCTTTGGAAAGGGACACAAAGCAATGTATGGACAACCAGCTATCGGCAGCTTCTCCCGACGCCCGCCTCCAGGTCGCCACAGAAGGTGATCAAGTTGACCGCCCTCAGAAGAATTCTGATCTGAAGAGCAACACTGAAGGCTCTGCAGGGCGTTCAGTAGAGAAAGCCGTACCTGGTGCTGACCTCCCCAAACTGAAGGATGTGAGCGAATCAACTTTAAAGAACGGTACTATTTCAGGGAGCTTGGAACCAAAAGTTGCTAGGCCTGATCAGttgaagaagaagcggaagaaggcAGACTCATCTAAGGCTGTTCATCCAAACAATGCTGACTATGGTTACAACGTTCCATTTGACCCTGCATATTGTAACCCTTTCAATGGTGCATATCCCATGGGTCCATTTGGTGTACCTGATCCATACATGTACGGCTCAATGGGCATGCCCTATGGTGGTTTCCCGATGGGTCCATTTGGTATGAATCCCTACGGCAATATTCCGCCGCAGGCTCTTGCCATGCAAGGCTATCCGCCAAACTATCAAAG CTGGGAAAACCAGGCCGCGCTACACCGTGATGCCGAAGCTGCTGCACGCTCAAGGCAGGTCTCCCAGGGGAACGCTGAAGCTGCTGCACGTTCAAGGCAGACCGAGAGGCCAAATGACTCCGGTGCTTGGCCCAGGCCATCAGATCGCAACCAGCGCATGGGCTCTCCTCAAGGCAGAGAGTTGAGGGACAGGCCCCAGTCAAGACCTGAACCATCAGAGCGCAACCAGCGTTTGGGTTCTCCTCGCGGCAGAGAGTCCAGAGACAGGTCCCGGTCTAGATCTAAACCATCAGAGCGCAGCCAGCGCTCGGTTTCTCCTCGCCGCAGAGAGTCGAGGGACAGGTCCCGGTCAAGACCGGCAAGGAGTAGTAGGGACCATGGGCGTTCCGACAGAGGTTCCAGTGACTACCACGAGGATCACCATGACAGGAAGAGAATGCGTGTCTCTTCTACCGTTGATGGTGATACAGAGAGCAGCCAGAGGTCCAGACACAGTTCTAGGAGCAGCCTCAGGCGCGACGACGCAAGCGACGATGAGCAGAATTTCAAGAGGAAGTGGGGACGATGA
- the LOC123087347 gene encoding E3 ubiquitin ligase PARAQUAT TOLERANCE 3 isoform X2, whose translation MIPQNVTVLVRRTAGQESENIVVVSSRKVIEDGSIASNRSVVTESVSKSCSSAEVKDEDAAIAAVIDAAELKWEEQSFKRGQAPGRFTSGRHNGHGSSEREAPPPGYVCRSCGVAGHFIQHCPQENQTPPPGYTCYRCRIPGHFIQHCPTIGDSKFDNYKMSRPVAPVVSPNPADDILSALAPAASASVVDDLPAELHCQLCNKVMADAVLTSKCCFVSFCDKCIRDYIITQSKCICGVKVLADSLIPNPTVRSTISNLLGTRTCSTASGTGKHRSSSGSNPDPKSQSHTTSAALERDTKQCMDNQLSAASPDARLQVATEGDQVDRPQKNSDLKSNTEGSAGRSVEKAVPGADLPKLKDVSESTLKNGTISGSLEPKVARPDQLKKKRKKADSSKAVHPNNADYGYNVPFDPAYCNPFNGAYPMGPFGVPDPYMYGSMGMPYGGFPMGPFGMNPYGNIPPQALAMQGYPPNYQSWENQAALHRDAEAAARSRQVSQGNAEAAARSRQTERPNDSGAWPRPSDRNQRMGSPQGRELRDRPQSRPEPSERNQRLGSPRGRESRDRSRSRSKPSERSQRSVSPRRRESRDRSRSRPARSSRDHGRSDRGSSDYHEDHHDRKRMRVSSTVDGDTESSQRSRHSSRSSLRRDDASDDEQNFKRKWGR comes from the exons ATGATACCACAGAACGTAACTGTGCTTGTCCGCCGAACTGCCGGGCAAGAGTCGGAGAATATCGTCGTGGTCTCCTC GCGGAAAGTAATAGAAGATGGTTCTATAGCTTCAAACAGATCAGTGGTTACTGAATCAGTCTCAAAATCTTGTTCCTCCGCAGAAGTGAAAGATGAAGATGCTGCAATCGCAGCTGTGATTGATGCGGCTGAGCTTAAATG GGAAGAGCAGTCATTTAAGAGAGGACAAGCTCCTGGAAGGTTTACATCAGGACGCCATAATG GCCATGGATCATCAGAGAGGGAGGCACCTCCACCCGGCTATGTGTGCCGCAGCTGCGGGGTTGCAGGCCATTTCATTCAACATTGCCCACAGGAAAACCAGACGCCTCCACCTGGCTATACCTGCTACAGATGCCGGATTCCAGGGCATTTTATTCAGCATTGCCCAACCATTGGCGATTCCAAATTTGACAACTACAAAATGTCTCGTCCAGTTGCCCCGGTCGTATCTCCAAATCCGGCTGATGACATTCTATCTGCACTTGCCCCAGCTGCATCTGCGAGTGTAGTTGATGACTTGCCAGCAGAACTCCACTGCCAACTATGTAATAAGGTGATGGCAGATGCGGTGTTAACAAGCAAGTGCTGCTTTGTCAGTTTCTGTGATAAAT GTATTCGAGATTACATTATTACACAATCGAAGTGCATTTGTGGAGTCAAGGTCCTTGCAGATTCCCTCATCCCCAACCCCACAGTTAGGAGCACAATCAGCAATTTGTTAGGTACAAGGACTTGCAGCACTGCCAGCGGTACAGGGAAGCACAGAAGTTCTTCAGGAAGCAACCCTGATCCCAAATCACAGAGCCACACCACCTCGGCTGCTTTGGAAAGGGACACAAAGCAATGTATGGACAACCAGCTATCGGCAGCTTCTCCCGACGCCCGCCTCCAGGTCGCCACAGAAGGTGATCAAGTTGACCGCCCTCAGAAGAATTCTGATCTGAAGAGCAACACTGAAGGCTCTGCAGGGCGTTCAGTAGAGAAAGCCGTACCTGGTGCTGACCTCCCCAAACTGAAGGATGTGAGCGAATCAACTTTAAAGAACGGTACTATTTCAGGGAGCTTGGAACCAAAAGTTGCTAGGCCTGATCAGttgaagaagaagcggaagaaggcAGACTCATCTAAGGCTGTTCATCCAAACAATGCTGACTATGGTTACAACGTTCCATTTGACCCTGCATATTGTAACCCTTTCAATGGTGCATATCCCATGGGTCCATTTGGTGTACCTGATCCATACATGTACGGCTCAATGGGCATGCCCTATGGTGGTTTCCCGATGGGTCCATTTGGTATGAATCCCTACGGCAATATTCCGCCGCAGGCTCTTGCCATGCAAGGCTATCCGCCAAACTATCAAAG CTGGGAAAACCAGGCCGCGCTACACCGTGATGCCGAAGCTGCTGCACGCTCAAGGCAGGTCTCCCAGGGGAACGCTGAAGCTGCTGCACGTTCAAGGCAGACCGAGAGGCCAAATGACTCCGGTGCTTGGCCCAGGCCATCAGATCGCAACCAGCGCATGGGCTCTCCTCAAGGCAGAGAGTTGAGGGACAGGCCCCAGTCAAGACCTGAACCATCAGAGCGCAACCAGCGTTTGGGTTCTCCTCGCGGCAGAGAGTCCAGAGACAGGTCCCGGTCTAGATCTAAACCATCAGAGCGCAGCCAGCGCTCGGTTTCTCCTCGCCGCAGAGAGTCGAGGGACAGGTCCCGGTCAAGACCGGCAAGGAGTAGTAGGGACCATGGGCGTTCCGACAGAGGTTCCAGTGACTACCACGAGGATCACCATGACAGGAAGAGAATGCGTGTCTCTTCTACCGTTGATGGTGATACAGAGAGCAGCCAGAGGTCCAGACACAGTTCTAGGAGCAGCCTCAGGCGCGACGACGCAAGCGACGATGAGCAGAATTTCAAGAGGAAGTGGGGACGATGA
- the LOC123087351 gene encoding TATA-box-binding protein 2 isoform X1: MAEATLEGSEPVDLSKHPSGIIPTLQNIVSTVNLDCKLDLKAIALQARNAEYNPKRFAAVIMRIREPKTTALIFASGKMVCTGAKSEQQSKLAARKYARIIQKLGFPAKFKDFKIQNIVGSCDVKFPIRLEGLAYSHGAFSSYEPELFPGLIYRMKQPKIVLLIFVSGKIVLTGAKVREETYTAFENIYPVLTEFRKVQQ, translated from the exons ATGGCGGAGGCGACGCTGGAGGGGAGCGAGCCGGTGGATCTGTCCAAGCACCCCTCAGGCATCATCCCCACGCTCCA GAATATTGTGTCAACAGTCAATTTGGATTGTAAGTTGGACCTCAAAGCAATAGCTCTGCAGGCACGCAACGCAGAATATAATCCAAAG CGTTTTGCTGCAGTTATCATGAGAATAAGAGAACCAAAAACTACAGCACTGATATTTGCGTCGGGTAAAATG GTATGTACTGGAGCAAAGAGCGAACAGCAGTCCAAGCTTGCAGCAAGAAAG TATGCTCGTATTATTCAGAAACTTGGCTTTCCAGCTAAATTCAAG GATTTTAAGATTCAGAATATTGTTGGCTCTTGTGATGTTAAATTTCCAATTAGACTGGAGGGCCTCGCATATTCTCATGGTGCTTTCTCAAGT TATGAGCCAGAACTTTTTCCTGGCCTGATATATCGAATGAAGCAACCGAAGATTGTTCTTCTGATTTTTGTTTCAGGCAAGATTGTCTTGACCGGAGCAAAG GTGAGAGAAGAGACATACACCGCCTTTGAAAACATATATCCTGTACTCACAGAGTTCAGAAAAGTCCAGCAATG A
- the LOC123087348 gene encoding ferredoxin C 1, chloroplastic: MAAASLLHLATPISSPRLHLGHSAAILLGRQHPQVRLTAAAPRAHRVTIEHGGESRVVEMEEDENILERALEEGLDVPHDCKLGVCMTCPARLVSGKVDQSDGMLSDDVVAQGYALLCAAYPRSDCTIRVIPEDELLQVQLATAND, translated from the coding sequence ATGGCCGCCGCTTCGCTGCTCCACCTCGCCACCCCCATCTCCTCCCCCCGCCTCCATCTCGGCCACAGCGCCGCCATCCTGCTCGGCCGTCAGCATCCGCAAGTGCggctgacggcggcggcgccgCGGGCGCACCGGGTGACGATCGAGCACGGCGGCGAGTCGCGGGTGGTGGAGATGGAGGAGGACGAGAACATCCTGGAGCGGGCGCTGGAGGAGGGGCTGGACGTGCCGCACGACTGCAAGCTCGGGGTGTGCATGACCTGCCCGGCGCGGCTGGTGTCCGGCAAGGTGGACCAGAGCGACGGCATGCTCAGCGACGACGTGGTGGCGCAGGGCTACGCGCTGCTCTGCGCCGCCTACCCGCGCTCCGACTGCACCATCCGCGTCATCCCCGAGGACGAGCTGCTCCAGGTCCAGCTCGCCACCGCCAACGACTGA